In Sphingomonas sp. KC8, the sequence CGCTTCCTCACCCGAAATATACGCGATCTCGCGTCCCGCCAGCGCCAGCTTTGCCGCCGCCTGCAACAACAAGGTGGATTTACCGATCCCCGGATCCCCGCCGATCAGCGTGGCCGACCCCGCCACCAGCCCGCCACCCAGTGCACGATCGAATTCGGCGATGCCCGTCGCCATGCGGGGGGGCAGCGCGATATCCGCATCAAGCCCCAGCATTTCGAACGACCGGCCCCCCGTGCGCAGGTCATGCCTGGCCGAAAAGACGGTGACATTGGACAATTCTTCGGACAGCGTGTTCCATTCGCCGCAATCGACACACTGCCCCTGCCACTTCGTCGTGGCACTTCCGCACGCCTGGCAGACATAACGCTTCTGGGGCTTGGCCATAAGGCTCCCGATCCTGAACAGACCGGGAACATAGCCAAGCCCTATGCCCGGCGCAATGCCGTCAGTCGACGAACAGGAGCGCCGGCGTTTCGACGAGCCGTTTTACCGCCTGAACAAAGCTGGCCGCATCCCACCCGTCGACGACGCGGTGATCGCAGGAAATGGACAGGTTCATCAGCTTGGCGACCGCAATTTCGCCATCGCGGATCACCGGCCGCTCGACCACCTTGTTCGGGCCGATGATCGCCACTTCCGGCCGGTTGATCACCGGGGTCGTGGCAATCCCGCCGAGAGGCCCAAGCGAGGTGACAGTCAGTGTCGAACCCGACAGTTCCTCCGACTTCGCCTTGCCGGTGCGTGCGGCATCGGCCAGCCGCTTAATCTCCGCGGCAAGCTGCCAGACGTTGCGGCTTTGGGCATCGCGGATCACCGGCACCATCAGCCCCGCGTCCGTCTGCGCAGCCATGCCAAGATGGACGGAGCCGTAGCGCGTCACCACGCCCGCTTCGTCATCATAGCGTGCGTTGATCATCGGAAATTCCGGCAATGCCTTGCAGATCGCGACGATCAGCAGCGGCAGCATCGTCAGCTTGGGCCGGTCGCCGCGCGTCGCATTCAGGTCAGCGCGCAGATCTTCCAGCTTGGTGACGTCGAATTCCTCGACATAGGTGAAATGCGGGATGTGGCGCTTGGCTGCCGCCATATTTTCGGCAATGCGGCGGCGCAGACCAATCACCTTCACCACTTCGTCCGGCCGCGTTCCGCCGGCCGGGCGATAGCCCTGATTGTAGGTGAGGAATGCGTCGAGATCGGCATGGCGCACACGATCGCCCTGCGCGGATTTCACCGATGCCAGATCAATACCCAGATCTTTTGCCCGCTGGCGCACGGCCGGCGATGCGAGGGTTCGTGGGGCAGCGCCTTTCGCGGCGTTTGGGGGCGGCGCTGATGCCGGTACTGATGGCGATGGAGCAGGCGGCGCGGAAGGCTCGCTGCGCTCGCTACCTACTCCAGGCCCCTCTTGTTCAGGCAAGGGAGCAGGAGCGGATGTCATCTCAGGCGCAGCCTCTTCTTCGCCATCAGCCTCAAACACCGCCAGCACCGCGCCGATGGCGATCATATCGCCCGCCGCTCCGGCAATTTCGAGGACCTTGCCGGCAACCGGCGCCGTCATTTCCACTGTCGCCTTGTCGGTCATCACGTCGGCGAGGGGCTGATCCTCCTCGACAACGTCACCCACCGCGACGTGCCAGGCGACGATCTCCGCCTCGGCAATGCCTTCGCCAATATCCGGCAGTTTGAACGTGAAGCGTGCCATGATCGATCCTCAATCCCGCAAGACGCGCTTGAGCGCTTCGTTGAGGCGCACCGGCCCCGGAAAATAGGCCCATTCCAACGAATGCGGATAGGGCGTGTCCCAGCCCGTCACACGCTCGACCGGCGCTTCGAGATGATGGAAACAATGTTCCTGAACGAGTGCGGACAATTCCGCGCCGAAGCCCGATGTCTTGGTCGCTTCGTGAACGACGACGCAGCGCCCCGTCTTTTTCACTGATGTTACAATGGT encodes:
- a CDS encoding dihydrolipoamide acetyltransferase family protein, with translation MARFTFKLPDIGEGIAEAEIVAWHVAVGDVVEEDQPLADVMTDKATVEMTAPVAGKVLEIAGAAGDMIAIGAVLAVFEADGEEEAAPEMTSAPAPLPEQEGPGVGSERSEPSAPPAPSPSVPASAPPPNAAKGAAPRTLASPAVRQRAKDLGIDLASVKSAQGDRVRHADLDAFLTYNQGYRPAGGTRPDEVVKVIGLRRRIAENMAAAKRHIPHFTYVEEFDVTKLEDLRADLNATRGDRPKLTMLPLLIVAICKALPEFPMINARYDDEAGVVTRYGSVHLGMAAQTDAGLMVPVIRDAQSRNVWQLAAEIKRLADAARTGKAKSEELSGSTLTVTSLGPLGGIATTPVINRPEVAIIGPNKVVERPVIRDGEIAVAKLMNLSISCDHRVVDGWDAASFVQAVKRLVETPALLFVD